In a single window of the Serratia quinivorans genome:
- the engB gene encoding Probable GTP-binding protein EngB, whose translation MTSKNYNYHVTHFVTSAPDIRHLPGDEGIEVAFAGRSNAGKSSALNTLTNQKGLARTSKTPGRTQLINLFEVEEGIRLVDLPGYGYAEVPEEMKRKWQRALGEYLQMRNCLKGLVVLMDIRHPLKDLDQQMIQWAVEVGTPVLLLLTKADKLASGARKAQLNMVREAVVPFMGDIQVEAFSSPKKIGVDKLSQKLNTWFNEIPPEVLPEDDDTAGE comes from the coding sequence TTGACCAGCAAGAATTACAATTATCATGTGACCCATTTCGTCACCAGTGCGCCCGATATTCGCCATCTTCCGGGGGATGAAGGTATTGAAGTTGCGTTCGCCGGTCGCTCTAATGCCGGTAAGTCCAGCGCGTTAAATACCCTGACCAACCAGAAAGGTCTGGCGCGTACCAGTAAAACGCCGGGCCGTACCCAGCTGATTAACCTGTTTGAAGTGGAAGAAGGCATTCGCCTCGTCGACCTGCCAGGTTATGGCTACGCCGAAGTTCCTGAAGAGATGAAACGCAAATGGCAGCGTGCGCTGGGTGAATACCTGCAAATGCGTAACTGCCTGAAAGGCCTGGTGGTGCTGATGGATATCCGCCATCCGTTGAAAGATCTCGACCAACAGATGATTCAGTGGGCCGTCGAAGTCGGTACGCCGGTCCTGCTCCTGCTGACCAAAGCGGACAAGCTGGCATCTGGCGCGCGCAAGGCGCAGCTCAATATGGTGCGTGAAGCGGTAGTGCCGTTTATGGGCGATATCCAGGTTGAAGCCTTCTCCTCACCGAAAAAAATCGGCGTCGACAAGCTGAGCCAGAAACTGAACACCTGGTTTAACGAGATCCCACCGGAAGTACTGCCGGAAGATGACGACACCGCCGGCGAATAA
- the ntrC gene encoding Nitrogen assimilation regulatory protein, whose translation MQRGIVWIVDDDSSIRWVLERALTGAGVSCVTFENGNAVLEALATQTPDVLLSDIRMPGMDGLALLKQIKQRHPMLPVIIMTAHSDLDAAVSAYQQGAFDYLPKPFDIDEAVALVERAISHYQEQQQPARSQPANDPVADIIGEAPAMQDVFRIIGRLSRSSISVLINGESGTGKELVAHALHRHSPRAKSPFIALNMAAIPKDLIESELFGHEKGAFTGANQIRQGRFEQADGGTLFLDEIGDMPLDVQTRLLRVLADGQFYRVGGYAPVKVDVRIIAATHQNLELRVQEGKFREDLFHRLNVIRVHLPPLRERREDIPRLARYFLQVAAKELGVEAKNLHPETETALTRLPWPGNVRQLENTCRWLTVMAAGQEVLIQDLPSELFETAAPETAGHSLPDSWATLLAQWADRALRSGHQNLLSEAQPEMERTLLTTALRHTQGHKQEAARLLGWGRNTLTRKLKELGME comes from the coding sequence ATGCAACGAGGGATAGTCTGGATCGTCGATGACGATAGCTCCATCCGCTGGGTGCTTGAACGCGCGCTCACTGGAGCGGGTGTGAGTTGCGTGACCTTTGAAAATGGCAATGCGGTACTGGAAGCCCTGGCCACGCAAACTCCTGACGTGTTGCTGTCTGACATCCGCATGCCGGGTATGGATGGTCTGGCGTTGCTCAAGCAGATCAAGCAGCGTCACCCCATGCTTCCGGTCATCATAATGACGGCACATTCGGATTTGGACGCCGCGGTCAGCGCCTACCAGCAAGGTGCGTTCGATTACCTGCCAAAACCCTTTGATATCGATGAAGCGGTCGCGCTGGTAGAGCGCGCCATCAGCCATTATCAGGAACAACAACAACCGGCACGCAGCCAGCCGGCCAACGACCCGGTGGCGGACATTATCGGCGAAGCCCCGGCGATGCAGGACGTGTTCCGCATCATTGGCCGTCTGTCGCGTTCATCGATCAGCGTGCTGATCAACGGCGAATCCGGCACCGGTAAAGAGCTGGTGGCCCATGCCCTGCATCGCCACAGCCCGCGAGCCAAATCTCCGTTTATCGCGTTGAATATGGCGGCGATCCCTAAAGACCTGATCGAATCCGAGCTGTTCGGCCACGAGAAAGGGGCTTTTACCGGTGCCAATCAGATCCGTCAGGGCCGTTTTGAGCAGGCCGACGGCGGAACGCTGTTCCTGGATGAAATCGGCGATATGCCGCTGGATGTTCAAACCCGTTTACTGCGGGTGCTGGCCGATGGTCAATTCTACCGGGTCGGTGGATACGCGCCGGTGAAGGTGGACGTGCGCATTATCGCCGCCACCCATCAGAACCTGGAGCTGCGGGTACAGGAAGGTAAATTCCGTGAAGATCTGTTCCATCGCCTGAACGTCATTCGCGTACATCTGCCACCGTTGCGTGAACGTCGTGAGGACATACCTCGTCTGGCGCGCTACTTCCTGCAAGTGGCGGCAAAAGAGCTGGGCGTTGAGGCGAAGAATCTGCATCCGGAAACTGAAACCGCCCTGACCCGCCTGCCGTGGCCAGGTAACGTGCGTCAGTTGGAAAACACCTGTCGCTGGTTAACCGTGATGGCCGCCGGGCAGGAAGTGCTGATTCAGGATCTGCCGAGTGAGCTGTTTGAAACCGCTGCGCCGGAAACGGCCGGCCACAGCTTGCCGGACAGTTGGGCTACGCTACTGGCTCAGTGGGCCGACCGGGCACTGCGTTCCGGTCATCAAAACTTGCTGTCGGAAGCGCAACCGGAAATGGAGCGCACCTTGCTCACCACCGCGCTGCGCCATACCCAGGGGCATAAGCAGGAAGCCGCTCGCTTGTTGGGTTGGGGCCGCAATACGTTAACGCGCAAGTTGAAAGAGTTGGGAATGGAATAG
- the glnL gene encoding Nitrogen regulation protein NR(II) — MATGKLPDAGQILNSLINSILLLDDSLAVHYANPAAQQLLAQSSRKLFGTPLPDLLGYFSLNVDLMRESLRAGQGFTDSEVTLVVDGRAHILSLTAQTLSEGYILIELAPMDNQRRLSQEQLQHAQQVAARDLVRGLAHEIKNPLGGLRGAAQLLAKALPDPSLTEYTKVIIEQADRLRNLVDRLLGPQRPGQHITQSIHQVAERVCQLVSLEKPDNVTLVRDYDPSLPELAHDPDQIEQVLLNITRNALQALGEAGGTITLRTRTAFQITLHGTRYRLAARIDIEDDGPGVPAQLQDTLFYPMVSGREGGTGLGLSIARNLIDQHCGKIEFNSWPGHTEFSVYLPIRQ; from the coding sequence ATGGCAACTGGCAAGCTGCCCGATGCTGGGCAGATCCTCAATTCTCTCATCAACAGCATCCTGCTGTTGGATGACTCGCTGGCGGTTCATTACGCCAATCCGGCGGCACAACAACTGCTGGCACAAAGTTCCCGTAAACTTTTCGGTACACCGTTACCCGATCTGCTCGGCTATTTCTCGCTGAATGTCGATCTGATGCGTGAGAGCCTGCGCGCCGGCCAGGGCTTTACCGATAGCGAAGTGACCCTGGTGGTTGACGGGCGCGCGCATATCCTCTCCCTGACCGCCCAGACGCTGTCTGAAGGCTATATCCTGATCGAACTGGCGCCGATGGATAACCAACGCCGCCTGAGCCAGGAACAGCTGCAGCACGCTCAGCAGGTTGCCGCCCGCGATCTGGTTCGTGGCCTGGCGCATGAGATTAAAAATCCGCTTGGCGGGCTGCGCGGTGCGGCGCAGTTGCTGGCCAAGGCTCTGCCCGATCCGTCGCTGACCGAATACACCAAGGTGATCATTGAACAGGCCGACCGCCTGCGCAATCTGGTCGATCGCCTGCTGGGCCCGCAACGGCCAGGCCAGCACATTACTCAAAGTATTCATCAGGTGGCGGAGCGAGTCTGCCAACTGGTGTCGCTGGAGAAGCCGGATAACGTAACGCTGGTACGCGACTACGACCCGAGCCTGCCGGAGTTGGCGCACGACCCGGATCAAATCGAACAGGTGCTGCTGAACATCACTCGCAATGCGCTGCAGGCGCTGGGTGAAGCCGGTGGCACCATTACGCTGCGCACCCGAACCGCATTCCAGATCACCCTGCACGGCACCCGCTACCGGTTAGCGGCACGTATCGATATTGAAGATGACGGCCCCGGCGTACCGGCGCAGTTGCAGGACACGCTGTTTTACCCAATGGTCAGCGGCCGCGAAGGCGGAACCGGCCTGGGTTTATCCATCGCCCGTAATCTTATCGATCAGCATTGCGGAAAAATTGAATTTAACAGTTGGCCAGGACATACCGAATTCTCGGTTTACCTGCCTATTCGCCAGTGA
- the polA gene encoding DNA polymerase I: MAQIAENPLILVDGSSYLYRAYHAFPPLTNSAGEPTGAMYGVLNMLRSLLLQYQPSHVAVVFDAKGKTFRDELFAEYKSHRPPMPDDLRAQIEPLHKMVKAMGLPLLVTPGVEADDVIGTLALEAEKAGHAVLISTGDKDMAQLVTPNVTLINTMNNTILGPQEVCDKYGIPPELIIDFLALMGDASDNIPGVPGVGEKTAQGLLQGLGGLDVLYANLDSIATLSFRGAKTMAAKLEQNKEMAYLSYKLATIKTDVELDITCADLQVSPLDVDTLQQLFKQYEFKRWLADVEAGVWLEGKKGAGVKATSAAKSSASAVAETGKAPAEATLSQEGYVTILDEDTFTEWLEKLKKAEVFAFDTETDGLDTLTANLIGLSFAIAPGEAAYLPVAHDYLDAPTQLDRAHVLAALKPLLEDEKALKVGQNLKFDMSLLARYDITLRGIAFDTMLESYVLDSVGGRHDMDSLSDRYLGHKTVTFEEIAGKGKKQLTFNQIALEQAAPYAAEDADVTLQLHLAMWPQLKESAELLTVFNQIEMPLLPVLSHIERTGVLIDQSILATHSIELTKRLAELEIQAHELAEEPFNLASTKQLQAILYEKQKLPILKKTPGGAPSTNEEVLAELALDYPLPKVILEYRGLAKLKTTYTDKLPLMINPVSGRVHTSYHQAVTATGRLSSSDPNLQNIPVRNDEGRRIRQAFIAPEGYRIVAADYSQIELRIMAHLSQDEGLLKAFAAGEDIHRATAAEVFGLPLDKVTNEQRRSAKAINFGLIYGMSAFGLARQLGIPRGEAQRYMDLYFERYPGVLEYMERTRQQAASQGYVSTLDGRRLYLPDVSSSNGMRRKAAERAAINAPMQGTAADIIKRAMIEVDAWLQAQEKPLVRMIMQVHDELVFEVHESVLEESNQRIRELMENSMALAVPLKVDVGVGANWDEAH; this comes from the coding sequence ATGGCTCAAATTGCAGAAAACCCACTAATCCTGGTTGACGGTTCCTCTTACCTCTACCGCGCTTATCACGCCTTCCCTCCGCTGACCAACTCCGCGGGTGAACCGACCGGGGCAATGTACGGCGTGCTGAATATGCTGCGTAGCCTATTGCTGCAGTACCAGCCAAGCCATGTTGCGGTGGTGTTTGATGCCAAAGGAAAAACCTTCCGTGATGAGCTGTTCGCAGAATACAAATCACACCGGCCACCTATGCCGGACGATCTGCGCGCGCAAATCGAGCCGTTGCACAAAATGGTCAAGGCCATGGGGCTGCCGCTGTTGGTCACGCCCGGCGTCGAAGCCGACGACGTCATAGGCACGCTGGCGCTGGAAGCTGAAAAGGCCGGTCATGCGGTGCTGATCAGCACCGGCGATAAAGACATGGCGCAGTTGGTCACGCCGAACGTCACCTTGATCAACACTATGAACAACACCATTCTCGGCCCGCAGGAAGTGTGCGACAAATACGGTATTCCGCCGGAGCTGATTATCGACTTCCTGGCGCTGATGGGGGATGCCTCGGATAACATCCCAGGCGTACCAGGCGTGGGTGAGAAGACCGCGCAGGGGCTGTTACAGGGCCTGGGTGGGCTGGATGTGCTCTATGCGAATCTGGACAGTATCGCCACGCTCAGCTTCCGTGGAGCCAAGACCATGGCGGCCAAACTGGAGCAGAACAAAGAGATGGCATACCTCTCTTACAAGCTGGCCACTATCAAAACTGACGTTGAGCTGGATATTACCTGCGCCGATCTCCAGGTGTCTCCGCTGGACGTCGATACGTTGCAACAGTTGTTCAAACAGTATGAATTTAAGCGCTGGCTGGCAGATGTCGAAGCCGGCGTTTGGCTGGAAGGCAAGAAAGGTGCCGGTGTGAAAGCAACCAGCGCGGCGAAATCTTCTGCCAGTGCAGTGGCGGAAACCGGAAAAGCCCCGGCAGAAGCAACGCTATCGCAAGAGGGTTACGTCACCATTCTGGATGAAGACACCTTCACTGAGTGGCTGGAAAAACTGAAAAAAGCCGAGGTATTTGCGTTTGATACCGAAACCGACGGCCTGGATACCCTGACCGCTAACCTGATCGGTCTGTCATTTGCCATTGCTCCGGGTGAAGCCGCTTATCTGCCGGTGGCACATGACTATCTTGATGCGCCAACGCAGTTGGATCGCGCTCATGTCCTGGCTGCGCTGAAGCCGCTGCTGGAAGACGAGAAAGCGTTGAAGGTCGGGCAAAACCTGAAGTTTGATATGAGCCTGCTGGCGCGTTACGACATTACTCTGCGCGGTATTGCCTTTGATACCATGCTGGAGTCCTATGTGCTGGACAGCGTGGGCGGCCGTCACGATATGGACAGCTTGTCCGATCGTTACCTTGGTCATAAAACCGTGACCTTCGAAGAGATTGCCGGTAAGGGTAAAAAGCAGCTCACCTTCAACCAGATTGCACTGGAGCAGGCAGCACCTTACGCCGCTGAAGATGCTGACGTGACGCTGCAATTACATTTGGCGATGTGGCCGCAATTGAAGGAAAGCGCCGAGCTGTTGACGGTTTTCAATCAGATTGAAATGCCGCTGTTGCCGGTGTTGTCGCATATCGAGCGAACCGGGGTGCTGATTGATCAAAGCATTTTGGCCACCCACTCTATTGAATTGACCAAGCGCCTGGCTGAGTTGGAAATTCAGGCCCATGAACTGGCGGAAGAGCCTTTCAACCTGGCGTCGACCAAACAGTTGCAGGCGATCCTGTACGAAAAACAAAAGTTGCCAATACTGAAGAAAACTCCGGGCGGTGCGCCTTCGACTAATGAAGAAGTGCTGGCTGAGTTGGCGTTGGATTACCCATTACCGAAAGTAATTCTGGAATACCGTGGCCTGGCGAAGCTGAAAACCACCTATACCGACAAGCTGCCGCTGATGATTAACCCGGTGAGTGGTCGGGTGCATACCTCCTATCACCAGGCGGTGACGGCTACCGGGCGTCTCTCTTCCAGCGATCCCAACCTGCAGAATATTCCGGTGCGTAACGACGAAGGGCGCCGTATCCGTCAGGCATTTATTGCTCCTGAAGGCTACCGCATTGTTGCTGCCGACTATTCGCAAATTGAACTGCGTATCATGGCTCACCTGTCACAGGATGAGGGGTTGCTGAAAGCCTTTGCGGCTGGTGAGGATATTCACCGCGCCACGGCGGCCGAGGTGTTTGGCCTGCCGCTCGATAAGGTGACTAACGAGCAGCGCCGCAGCGCCAAGGCGATTAACTTCGGCCTGATTTATGGCATGAGCGCATTTGGTCTGGCGCGCCAGTTAGGGATCCCACGCGGTGAAGCGCAGCGCTATATGGATCTTTACTTCGAACGTTATCCGGGCGTGCTGGAGTATATGGAGCGCACCCGTCAGCAGGCCGCCAGCCAGGGCTACGTCAGCACGCTGGATGGCCGCCGTCTGTATCTGCCGGATGTCAGCTCCAGCAACGGTATGCGTCGCAAGGCGGCCGAGCGAGCGGCGATTAATGCCCCAATGCAGGGGACGGCAGCCGACATCATCAAGCGTGCGATGATCGAAGTGGACGCCTGGCTGCAAGCTCAGGAAAAGCCGCTGGTACGGATGATTATGCAGGTACACGATGAACTGGTGTTCGAGGTACATGAGTCGGTGCTTGAGGAATCCAACCAGCGTATTCGTGAGCTGATGGAAAACAGTATGGCGCTGGCCGTGCCGCTGAAAGTCGACGTTGGCGTGGGTGCCAACTGGGATGAAGCGCACTGA
- the glnA gene encoding Glutamine synthetase, whose amino-acid sequence MSAEHVLTMLNEHEVKFVDLRFTDTKGKEQHVTIPSHQVNADFFEEGKMFDGSSIGGWKGINESDMVLMPDASTAVLDPFFEESTLIIRCDILEPGTMQGYDRDPRSISKRAEDFLRSSGIADTVLFGPEPEFFLFDDIRFGSSIRGSHVAIDDIEGAWNSGTKYDGGNKGHRPAVKGGYFPVPPVDSSQDIRSTMCLTMEEMGLVVEAHHHEVATAGQNEVATRFNTMTKKADEIQIYKYVVHNVAHAFGKTATFMPKPMFGDNGSGMHCHMSLSKNGTNLFAGDKYGGLSETALFYIGGIIKHAKAINALANPTTNSYKRLVPGYEAPVMLAYSARNRSASIRIPVVASPKARRIEARFPDPAANPYLCFAALLMAGLDGVINKIHPGDAMDKNLYDLPPEEEAEIPKVAGSLDEALAALSEDREFLTRGGVFTDDAIDAYIDLRKEEMDRVRMTPHPVEFELYYSV is encoded by the coding sequence ATGTCCGCTGAACACGTTTTGACGATGCTGAATGAGCATGAAGTGAAATTCGTAGACCTGCGTTTCACTGACACCAAGGGTAAGGAACAGCACGTTACCATCCCTTCTCATCAGGTAAATGCCGACTTCTTCGAAGAAGGTAAAATGTTTGACGGCTCCTCGATCGGTGGTTGGAAGGGCATCAACGAATCTGACATGGTGCTGATGCCAGACGCCAGCACGGCGGTATTGGATCCGTTCTTCGAAGAATCCACTCTGATCATTCGCTGCGATATCCTCGAGCCAGGCACCATGCAGGGCTACGACCGTGACCCGCGTTCAATCTCCAAGCGTGCAGAAGACTTCCTGCGTTCTTCCGGCATCGCGGACACCGTGCTGTTCGGGCCTGAGCCAGAATTCTTCCTGTTCGATGATATTCGTTTCGGCAGCAGCATCCGTGGTTCCCACGTAGCTATCGACGATATCGAAGGCGCATGGAACTCCGGCACCAAATACGATGGCGGCAACAAAGGTCACCGTCCGGCAGTCAAAGGCGGTTACTTCCCGGTTCCTCCGGTCGACTCGTCACAGGACATCCGTTCTACCATGTGTTTGACCATGGAAGAAATGGGCCTGGTGGTTGAAGCTCACCACCACGAAGTGGCAACCGCAGGTCAGAACGAAGTGGCAACCCGCTTCAACACCATGACCAAGAAAGCCGACGAAATCCAAATCTACAAATACGTGGTTCACAACGTGGCTCACGCATTTGGTAAAACCGCGACCTTCATGCCGAAACCTATGTTCGGTGATAACGGCTCCGGTATGCACTGCCACATGTCACTGTCCAAGAACGGGACTAACCTGTTCGCCGGCGACAAATACGGCGGCCTGTCTGAAACTGCCCTGTTCTACATCGGCGGCATCATCAAGCACGCCAAAGCGATCAACGCCCTGGCCAACCCGACCACCAACTCTTACAAGCGTCTGGTCCCAGGTTACGAAGCACCGGTGATGCTGGCTTACTCAGCCCGTAACCGTTCTGCTTCCATCCGTATCCCAGTGGTAGCCAGCCCGAAAGCGCGCCGTATCGAAGCCCGTTTCCCGGATCCAGCGGCCAACCCATACCTGTGCTTCGCAGCTCTGCTGATGGCAGGCCTGGACGGTGTGATTAACAAAATCCACCCTGGCGATGCCATGGACAAAAACCTGTATGACCTGCCACCGGAAGAAGAAGCTGAAATTCCAAAAGTTGCAGGCTCTCTGGATGAAGCGCTGGCTGCACTGAGCGAAGACCGCGAGTTCCTGACCCGCGGTGGCGTATTCACCGACGACGCGATCGACGCTTACATCGATCTGCGTAAAGAAGAAATGGACCGCGTTCGCATGACGCCACACCCGGTTGAGTTCGAACTGTACTACAGCGTTTAA
- the yihG gene encoding Probable acyltransferase yihG has protein sequence MPRLLSPVIFILSALLAILVTVLCSVPITLAGIIKLLVPFPAVWRRISAFADFMMWCWCVGLALLLRINGQLRWDIEGLEGLERKNWYLLISNHESWSDIVVLCVLFRNHIPMNKYFLKQQLAWVPFVGLACWALDMPFMKRYSRAYLLKHPEKRGNDIETTRRSCEKFRKRPTTIVNFVEGSRFTEAKKIKTNSPYRNLLAPKAAGIAFTLSALGKQFDKVLNVTLLYPENTERPFLDMLCGRLKRVVVRIELLPVDETMHGDYFNDKQFKRRFQLWLNTLWQDKDRLLDKLKQS, from the coding sequence ATGCCAAGATTGTTATCCCCTGTTATTTTTATACTTTCTGCCCTGCTCGCCATTTTGGTGACCGTACTCTGTTCAGTCCCCATCACGCTGGCCGGTATCATTAAGCTACTGGTGCCCTTTCCTGCCGTCTGGCGACGTATCTCAGCCTTTGCCGATTTTATGATGTGGTGCTGGTGCGTAGGGTTGGCACTGCTATTACGCATTAATGGGCAATTGCGTTGGGATATTGAAGGGCTGGAAGGGCTGGAACGAAAAAACTGGTATCTGCTGATCAGCAATCACGAAAGTTGGTCGGATATTGTGGTGCTGTGCGTGTTGTTCCGTAATCATATTCCAATGAATAAATACTTTCTTAAGCAACAGCTAGCCTGGGTGCCCTTTGTCGGCCTGGCCTGCTGGGCGCTGGATATGCCATTCATGAAACGTTATTCACGTGCCTATTTGCTTAAACACCCAGAAAAACGCGGTAATGACATCGAAACCACGCGCCGTTCCTGCGAAAAATTTCGTAAGCGTCCAACCACCATCGTCAATTTTGTAGAAGGCTCGCGCTTTACTGAAGCCAAGAAAATTAAAACCAACTCGCCCTACCGTAATTTACTGGCCCCAAAAGCCGCCGGCATTGCTTTTACACTCAGTGCATTAGGTAAGCAGTTCGATAAAGTGTTAAACGTCACCCTGCTTTATCCTGAGAATACTGAGCGGCCTTTTCTGGATATGCTGTGCGGACGATTAAAACGCGTGGTGGTAAGAATTGAGCTGCTGCCAGTCGATGAAACCATGCATGGCGATTACTTTAACGATAAGCAGTTTAAGCGGCGCTTCCAGCTTTGGCTGAATACGCTGTGGCAGGATAAAGACCGGCTGCTGGATAAGTTGAAGCAATCGTAG
- the hemN_1 gene encoding Oxygen-independent coproporphyrinogen-III oxidase, with translation MSEQAIVWDLALIQKYNYSGPRYTSYPTALEFNQGYDEAAFQRAAARYPERPLSLYVHIPFCHKLCYFCGCNKLVTRQTHKADEYLAVLAQEIAQRAPLFAGRKVGQLHWGGGTPTYLSKSQISKLVAMLRQHFDFLPDLEMSIEVDPREIELDVLDHLRSEGFNRLSMGGAGFQ, from the coding sequence ATGTCAGAGCAGGCAATTGTCTGGGATCTGGCCCTGATCCAGAAATATAACTATTCAGGGCCGCGTTATACCTCATACCCCACAGCGCTGGAGTTCAACCAGGGCTATGACGAAGCGGCGTTTCAACGCGCTGCTGCGCGCTATCCAGAACGTCCGCTGTCGCTGTATGTGCATATCCCTTTCTGCCACAAACTCTGCTATTTCTGTGGCTGCAATAAACTGGTGACGCGTCAGACGCACAAGGCCGATGAATATCTGGCGGTGCTGGCACAGGAAATCGCCCAGCGCGCGCCTCTGTTTGCCGGGCGTAAAGTTGGTCAGTTGCATTGGGGTGGCGGCACACCGACCTATCTGAGCAAGTCGCAAATCAGCAAGCTGGTGGCAATGCTGCGCCAACACTTTGATTTCCTACCCGATTTGGAAATGTCGATCGAAGTCGATCCGCGCGAGATTGAGCTGGATGTGCTCGATCATTTACGCAGCGAAGGCTTTAATCGCCTGAGCATGGGGGGTGCAGGATTTCAATAA
- the yshB gene encoding Uncharacterised protein, which translates to MLDSLVAFISQGAELGSAASHTPQAAVAAVLCAALINFFS; encoded by the coding sequence ATGCTGGACTCATTGGTCGCATTCATTTCCCAAGGCGCGGAGCTTGGTTCTGCCGCCAGCCACACACCGCAGGCAGCCGTTGCTGCGGTGTTGTGCGCCGCACTGATTAATTTCTTCAGTTAA
- the hemN_2 gene encoding Oxygen-independent coproporphyrinogen-III oxidase, translating to MPNLFAAQRKIKDADLPSAQQKLDILQQTIASLTESGYQFIGMDHFARPDDELAVAQREGKLHRNFQGYTTQGDSDLLGLGVSAISMLGDSYAQNQKELKTYYSSVEEQGHALWRGLAMTEDDCLRREVIKTLICNFKLDYLAIEQQFAIDFAGYFAEDLQLLAPFERDGLVERDEQGIRVTPRGRLLIRNICMCFDIYLRQQARTQQFSRVI from the coding sequence ATGCCGAACCTGTTTGCAGCCCAACGCAAAATCAAAGATGCGGATTTGCCGAGCGCGCAGCAGAAACTGGATATCCTGCAGCAGACCATCGCCTCGCTGACCGAGTCCGGCTATCAGTTTATCGGCATGGACCACTTTGCCCGCCCGGATGATGAACTGGCCGTGGCACAGCGCGAAGGGAAACTGCACCGCAACTTCCAGGGGTACACCACTCAGGGTGACAGCGATTTGCTGGGGCTGGGCGTATCCGCCATCAGCATGCTGGGGGACAGCTATGCCCAGAACCAGAAAGAGCTGAAGACCTATTACAGTAGCGTAGAAGAGCAGGGGCATGCCTTGTGGCGCGGCCTGGCGATGACGGAAGACGACTGTCTGCGGCGTGAGGTAATCAAAACGCTGATCTGCAATTTCAAGCTGGACTATCTGGCAATAGAGCAACAGTTCGCTATCGACTTCGCCGGCTATTTTGCCGAAGACCTGCAACTGCTGGCACCGTTTGAACGTGATGGGCTGGTGGAGCGTGACGAGCAGGGTATTCGCGTTACACCGCGCGGTCGGTTGCTGATCCGCAATATTTGCATGTGTTTTGATATCTACCTGCGACAACAGGCGCGCACTCAGCAATTCTCTCGGGTTATTTGA
- the yihI gene encoding Der GTPase-activating protein YihI, translating into MPVALVVEDKPKAKLQPKPKAEAKPKPRLTPEEELAKLENDERLDALLDRIDDGETLSAEDQKYVDQTLDRIDALMEQLGIELGDDDEEEEEKQEDILKLLKGGNPKDVI; encoded by the coding sequence GTGCCGGTAGCGCTGGTGGTTGAAGATAAGCCAAAAGCCAAACTGCAACCCAAGCCGAAAGCTGAAGCCAAGCCTAAGCCACGTCTGACGCCGGAAGAAGAACTGGCCAAGCTGGAAAACGATGAGCGTCTGGACGCACTGCTGGATCGCATTGATGACGGTGAGACTCTGAGCGCCGAAGATCAGAAATATGTTGATCAGACGCTGGATCGTATCGATGCCCTGATGGAGCAATTGGGCATTGAATTGGGTGATGACGACGAAGAAGAAGAAGAGAAGCAGGAAGATATCCTGAAGCTGCTGAAAGGCGGTAACCCAAAAGACGTAATTTAA